The Papaver somniferum cultivar HN1 chromosome 3, ASM357369v1, whole genome shotgun sequence genome includes a region encoding these proteins:
- the LOC113359281 gene encoding uncharacterized protein At1g28695-like → MECDHEPAGRSVSLAERHETHQSEKHIAATTRFALSPQDELETALSEASAGNNKPVIIAIINKAYVEGDMTMLSVFLQSFWLGEDTRYLINHLLLVSVDQVSYERCKFLRLHCYRLVTEGVDFGREKLYNSQEFKNMMWRRTEFLADVLRRGYSFIFTDADVMWLRDPLKMLRNQDVNQTDDIQMSCDIFNGDPWSGFNSKQLNTGFYYVRSTNNTIALFNTWYKMKEDPHFNAKKDQDALKVLFNWGVLRNLKIRWLDTLYFSGFCQDSKDIKVVSTVHANCCRSIDAKVIDLMSVLKEWKKFRDGVPPINAVNETIWSPHLECGSSWKRKIIV, encoded by the exons ATGGAGTGTGATCATGAACCCGCTGGGAGAAGTGTATCCCTTGCTGAACGCCATGAAACCCATCAAAGTGAAAAACAT attGCAGCTACTACTCGGTTCGCGTTATCACCTCAAGATGAGCTTGAAACAGCACTAAGTGAAGCTTCGGCGGGGAATAATAAACCAGTAATTATAGCCATCATAAACAAGGCTTATGTCGAAGGCGACATGACGATGTTAAGTGTATTTCTCCAGAGTTTCTGGCTTGGAGAAGACACtcgatatttgatcaatcatcttcttcttgttaGTGTTGATCAAGTTTCTTACGAGCGTTGCAAATTCTTAAGACTTCACTGTTATAGACTTGTTACCGAAGGTGTTGATTTTGGCCGGGAAAAGTTATACAACTCCCAAGAGTTTAAAAACATGATGTGGAGAAGAACTGAGTTCCTTGCGGATGTGCTTAGACGCGGCTATAGCTTCATTTTCACG GATGCAGATGTGATGTGGCTAAGAGACCCGCTTAAGATGCTGAGGAACCAAGACGTAAACCAAACCGATGACATCCAAATGAGCTGTGATATTTTTAATGGAGATCCATGGTCGGGATTTAATAGTAAACAACTAAACACTGGTTTTTACTATGTTAGATCAACTAACAATACGATCGCTCTATTCAATACCTGGTATAAAATGAAAGAAGACCCACATTTTAATGCAAAAAAAGATCAAGAtgccctaaaggttttgttcaatTGGGGAGTTTTAAGAAATCTAAAAATAAGGTGGTTAGATACATTATATTTTAGTGGGTTCTGTCAAGATAGTAAAGATATCAAAGTAGTTTCCACTGTGCATGCGAATTGTTGTCGCAGTATTGATGCTAAGGTCATCGATCTAATGTCTGTCCTTAAGGAGTGGAAGAAGTTTAGGGATGGAGTACCGCCTATTAATGCCGTCAATGAAACAATATGGTCACCTCATTTAGAATGCGGCAGTTCATGGAAGCGTAAAATTATAGTTTAA
- the LOC113355826 gene encoding protein LURP-one-related 5-like: MKLQNLMNSEEKGTMIKEAAHIVNENSVFQEETQLTVRKTSLFSPGDGFSVYDCKGEVVFRVDSYGHSGHEQDELVLMDASGKCLLTVRRKRPSLHHRWEGYVGERREGQKPIFSVKRSSIIGKSSVTVEVYNHHDHVEEYQVDGLFSQRCCTFYNTSSVMSKEVVAEVKRKVDAANNVLLGKDVFTLCVKPGFDAAFAMGLVLVLDQINGNTSSSDDDDDGSEENLVSSVLDPITTINDDKCNNNNHVSPDSHI; encoded by the exons ATGAAGCTTCAAAATCTCATGAACTCTGAAGAAAAGGGAACGATGATCAAAGAGGCAGCTCATATTGTTAATGAAAACTCTGTTTTTCAGGAAGAAACTCAACTTACTGTTCGGAAAACTTCTTTATTTTCTCCCGGTGATGGTTTCTCTGTCTATGACTGTAAAGGAGAAGTTGTTTTCAGAGTTGATTCTTATGGTCATAGTGGTCATGAACAAGATGAACTTGTTTTAATGGATGCTTCTGGCAAGTGTCTCTTAACTGTTCGCAGAAAG AGACCAAGTTTACATCATAGATGGGAAGGATACGTTGGAGAAAGAAGGGAGGGACAAAAACCAATCTTCAGTGTAAAAAGATCATCAATCATAGGAAAATCAAGTGTAACGGTAGAAGTATACAATCACCATGATCATGTAGAAGAATATCAAGTTGATGGTTTGTTTTCACAGAGGTGTTGTACTTTTTACAACACATCATCAGTTATGAGTAAAGAAGTAGTTGCAGAGGTAAAAAGAAAAGTAGATGCTGCAAATAATGTGCTACTTGGGAAAGACGTTTTTACTCTTTGTGTTAAACCTGGTTTTGATGCTGCTTTTGCTATGGGTTTAGTACTTGTTCTTGATCAGATCAATGGTAATACTTCtagttctgatgatgatgatgatggttctGAAGAAAATTTAGTCAGTAGTGTTCTTGATCCAATCACTACAATTAATGATGATAAGTGTAATAATAATAATCATGTAAGTCCTGATTCTCACATTTAA